The Macadamia integrifolia cultivar HAES 741 unplaced genomic scaffold, SCU_Mint_v3 scaffold2998, whole genome shotgun sequence genome contains a region encoding:
- the LOC122067602 gene encoding uncharacterized protein LOC122067602 isoform X2, which produces MGRRQARFGLGIGIGIVLWLLLMLCAVEMIAGSDSVNNSTLEGLFWTSTKDEAIMRKSELEESVVGNGNNNNNDDEIEFSGGFSSLEGMLQWAIGSLDKEDDWWRVLVG; this is translated from the exons ATGGGACGAAGGCAAGCTCGCTTCGGCCTCGGCATCGGCATCGGCATCGTTCTCTGGCTACTGTTGATGTTGTGCGCAGTGGAGATGATCGCCGGGTCTGACAGCGTAAATAATTCCACGTTGGAAGGGCTGTTTTGGACTAGTACAAAAGATGAAGCCATAATGAGGAAATCGGAATTAGAAGAATCGGTGGTGGGAAACGGAAACAATAATAACAACGATGACGAGATCGAGTTCAGCGGCGGCTTCTCTTCGCTCGAAGGCATGTTGCAGTGGGCAATAG gatctctagacaaagaagatgattggtggagggtGTTAGTAGGATGA